One Acetobacterium sp. KB-1 DNA segment encodes these proteins:
- a CDS encoding COG1361 S-layer family protein, which yields MTCSTLFLSLLLLFCFVPAAMAAPEQPLLQISAVTFDPATVSPGKDFKMLVTLTNHGEYHAYNVTLDVLSQAGANDLGVFSMVGTGGHFYVEKIKSGESAVIEIPMVSSPSAEAKNYNLNLQLNCEDYDGDVYNFTATVGIVINESESMSIIAPERYVLTKDDKGLTTIGFEIANFGSNPVRGVQVSVAGAGLDFSNTYQYYGTFEKEDSDDFSTEVTTDKTGEFPGVITLKFMDSFNNERTVEKAITIVSEEAVAKGDNTEEENFFEKFLRVVFGIGS from the coding sequence ATGACGTGCTCAACACTGTTCTTATCCTTGCTGCTATTATTTTGTTTTGTACCGGCTGCGATGGCAGCCCCGGAGCAGCCATTGCTCCAAATTAGTGCCGTTACCTTTGATCCGGCTACCGTTTCACCGGGAAAGGACTTTAAAATGCTGGTCACCCTGACCAATCACGGTGAGTACCACGCCTACAATGTGACCCTGGATGTGTTATCACAAGCAGGAGCTAACGATCTGGGCGTTTTTTCCATGGTTGGTACCGGCGGTCATTTTTATGTCGAAAAAATTAAATCAGGGGAAAGTGCGGTTATTGAAATACCGATGGTATCTTCGCCCAGTGCTGAAGCAAAAAACTATAATCTCAATCTACAGCTCAATTGTGAAGACTATGATGGCGATGTCTATAATTTCACAGCCACGGTTGGCATTGTAATCAATGAAAGTGAATCGATGTCAATTATCGCACCGGAACGCTATGTGCTGACAAAAGATGACAAGGGTCTGACAACAATTGGCTTTGAAATTGCCAATTTCGGTTCTAATCCGGTACGGGGGGTTCAGGTGAGTGTGGCCGGCGCTGGTCTAGACTTTAGCAACACCTATCAGTATTACGGAACCTTTGAAAAAGAAGACAGTGACGATTTTTCAACCGAAGTGACAACAGATAAAACCGGGGAGTTTCCCGGCGTTATTACCTTGAAATTTATGGACAGCTTCAATAATGAACGCACCGTCGAAAAAGCGATCACTATTGTATCGGAAGAAGCAGTAGCAAAAGGGGATAATACCGAGGAAGAGAACTTTTTTGAAAAATTCCTTAGGGTAGTTTTCGGCATTGGTTCATAG
- a CDS encoding ABC transporter permease, which translates to MNKQELLRLSWENLWRMKFRTILTIIGVVIGTSSIIVMVSIGTGAQKSITDELSGIGSITTLQVYQDLSSMGVTSMGGGKTDDKLILNDDAIKDLKKIDGVVTVTPVVNLSGANIEVKREQYGVSLMGVDYGVLKDMRYETTSGRKPGSNDKNSVILGKDVLTSFTYTGASAQAEKSEIKPEDLIGQNVNLIIRRTNENGEEEIKNQKLRVTGVLESTGGNEDYAIIADYQLVTDLNEWQTGKKANVKKQGYTQALVTVEDSSVVNEVTSEIEIMSFTVFSMQQILDSMGSVFQMLQILLGGIGGVALLVACIGIVNTMTMSIYERTKEIGIMKVIGASITDIRNMFIAESTMIGLIGGMVGIVISLLLSVLINLIAGLFIGGGGGVTISYITPGLVLFALVFSALVGLLSGVRPAIKAANLSSLDAIRSE; encoded by the coding sequence GTGAATAAGCAAGAACTCCTGCGCTTATCCTGGGAGAATCTCTGGCGGATGAAATTTCGGACCATTCTCACCATTATTGGGGTGGTTATTGGCACCTCATCGATCATCGTAATGGTATCCATCGGTACGGGCGCTCAGAAAAGCATTACGGATGAACTCTCTGGTATTGGTTCAATCACGACGCTACAGGTTTATCAGGATCTTTCCTCCATGGGAGTGACTTCGATGGGCGGTGGGAAAACAGACGATAAGCTGATTCTCAACGATGATGCCATCAAAGATCTGAAAAAAATTGATGGCGTCGTGACGGTGACGCCAGTCGTGAATCTCAGTGGTGCAAACATTGAGGTCAAGCGTGAACAGTATGGGGTGTCGCTGATGGGGGTGGATTACGGTGTTTTAAAAGATATGCGCTACGAAACTACCAGTGGCAGAAAACCCGGTTCGAATGATAAAAACAGTGTTATTTTGGGGAAAGATGTGCTAACTAGCTTTACCTATACCGGGGCATCGGCTCAAGCGGAAAAAAGCGAGATAAAACCGGAAGATCTGATTGGTCAGAATGTTAATCTCATCATTCGGCGCACCAATGAAAATGGTGAAGAGGAGATAAAAAACCAGAAACTGAGGGTTACCGGGGTACTAGAATCCACTGGTGGCAACGAGGACTATGCGATCATTGCTGATTATCAACTGGTGACCGATTTAAATGAGTGGCAGACAGGGAAGAAAGCCAATGTCAAGAAACAAGGTTACACCCAGGCACTGGTGACAGTGGAAGATTCGTCGGTTGTTAATGAGGTTACGAGTGAAATTGAGATAATGTCGTTTACGGTCTTTTCAATGCAACAAATTCTTGATTCCATGGGCTCAGTTTTCCAGATGCTACAGATTCTTCTGGGCGGTATCGGGGGAGTGGCACTTTTAGTTGCCTGCATTGGGATCGTCAATACCATGACCATGTCCATCTATGAGCGCACCAAGGAAATCGGAATTATGAAGGTCATCGGGGCATCCATTACGGATATCCGCAATATGTTTATTGCTGAATCCACCATGATTGGACTAATTGGCGGTATGGTGGGAATTGTGATCAGCCTGCTTCTTTCGGTGTTGATTAATCTCATTGCCGGTCTTTTTATTGGTGGCGGTGGTGGGGTAACGATCTCCTACATTACACCGGGATTGGTGCTCTTTGCGTTGGTGTTTTCGGCCCTGGTGGGGCTTCTATCGGGGGTAAGACCTGCGATCAAAGCGGCGAACCTTAGCTCTCTGGATGCAATTCGCAGTGAATAG
- a CDS encoding Yip1 family protein: protein MNYLNLLINPVKFFKQAAEKEKQSLLIPILIIAIIGGLTGVIAANTAISMELPADQMGMIKMISIVTAVIFTIIGVSVGMVVKAAIFNLVLKKMGGEGSFKTAFYVVGLNYFPKIFQSVLNIFFQKPVDITKVYEMDWIAFLGGIINVFNIWQIVLTIIGLAIFYGVSYKKTAIPVIGLEVVAAGLSLGLSLISLNSVAGLQPTAIS, encoded by the coding sequence ATGAATTATTTAAACTTACTAATCAATCCTGTGAAATTTTTTAAACAAGCTGCTGAAAAAGAAAAACAGTCACTGTTAATCCCGATTTTGATTATTGCTATCATCGGGGGGTTAACCGGCGTGATTGCCGCAAACACGGCGATCAGCATGGAGCTTCCCGCTGATCAAATGGGAATGATAAAGATGATCAGTATTGTCACAGCGGTTATTTTCACAATAATCGGCGTGTCGGTTGGCATGGTGGTCAAGGCTGCCATTTTTAACCTGGTGTTAAAAAAAATGGGTGGGGAAGGTTCTTTTAAAACCGCCTTTTATGTGGTGGGGCTTAACTATTTCCCCAAGATTTTCCAGAGTGTTCTCAACATTTTCTTTCAAAAACCGGTTGACATAACCAAGGTTTATGAAATGGACTGGATCGCTTTTTTGGGCGGGATCATCAATGTCTTTAATATCTGGCAGATTGTGTTGACGATTATTGGTCTGGCTATTTTTTATGGTGTAAGCTACAAAAAAACGGCCATTCCAGTGATCGGACTAGAAGTCGTCGCAGCAGGACTGAGCCTGGGGTTATCACTGATCAGCCTTAATTCTGTAGCTGGATTACAACCCACGGCAATCAGCTAG
- a CDS encoding ROK family protein produces the protein MGIGIDLGGSAIKGGIVDNWGVIQEERNKKTRTHMGYDQVLDDLGLLIKELHQLSPEETVVGIGIPGILSPDGGTIVSCPNLNWKNQPLKKDLETRLGLEVRLVNDATAACIAEAAFGSTRGKKNSVMLTLGTGVGGGMIINDRVIFGAHGVASEVGHMIMEENFYNCNCGKNGCLETFASATALIRYCQKQLDDGMDSTLRSMNSFDGREIFGAAKAGDALALAAVNRLARYLGWAIANINDLIDPEVFTIGGGLSGAGDFLLGKIIAETKSRLTYPAYVIPEIVLARFRNEAGGGMIGAAHLSRFI, from the coding sequence ATGGGAATCGGTATTGATCTAGGCGGCTCGGCCATTAAAGGCGGGATCGTAGACAATTGGGGAGTGATTCAGGAAGAACGAAATAAAAAAACCCGAACGCATATGGGGTATGATCAGGTACTAGACGACCTGGGGTTATTAATTAAAGAACTGCATCAGCTCTCGCCAGAAGAAACGGTGGTGGGAATCGGTATTCCGGGAATCCTGTCACCGGATGGCGGAACCATTGTTTCCTGTCCCAACCTTAACTGGAAAAACCAACCGTTAAAAAAAGACCTCGAAACCAGGCTTGGGCTTGAAGTACGGCTGGTTAATGACGCAACCGCCGCCTGTATTGCCGAAGCGGCTTTTGGCAGCACCCGGGGGAAAAAAAATTCGGTGATGCTGACCCTTGGTACCGGTGTTGGCGGTGGGATGATTATCAATGATCGGGTCATATTTGGTGCTCATGGCGTGGCATCGGAAGTGGGTCATATGATTATGGAAGAAAATTTTTATAACTGCAATTGTGGGAAAAATGGTTGCCTGGAGACCTTTGCTTCGGCAACAGCACTGATCCGGTATTGTCAGAAACAATTGGATGATGGCATGGATTCAACCTTAAGAAGTATGAATAGCTTTGACGGTAGAGAAATTTTCGGGGCGGCCAAAGCTGGCGATGCCTTGGCGTTGGCGGCGGTTAATCGTCTGGCCCGATATCTGGGCTGGGCCATTGCGAATATTAATGATCTTATCGATCCGGAAGTATTTACCATCGGCGGCGGTTTATCGGGTGCCGGAGACTTTTTACTGGGTAAAATAATCGCTGAGACAAAAAGTCGTTTAACCTACCCTGCATATGTTATACCAGAAATTGTGTTAGCCAGATTTAGAAATGAGGCGGGGGGGGGTATGATTGGGGCCGCTCATCTTAGTCGTTTCATTTAA
- the rd gene encoding rubredoxin, with translation MQKFECDICGYVYDPEVGDPDNGVAAGTAFSDIPEDWVCPECGVDKSAFSEV, from the coding sequence ATGCAAAAATTTGAATGTGATATCTGTGGTTATGTATATGACCCGGAAGTAGGTGATCCAGACAACGGGGTAGCAGCAGGAACTGCTTTTTCTGATATTCCAGAAGATTGGGTCTGTCCAGAATGTGGCGTTGATAAAAGTGCTTTTTCGGAAGTTTAA
- a CDS encoding PocR ligand-binding domain-containing protein produces MFSSVRCGSASSRAHLIQLVDKEIIIKILDAFTNVTGLTANIVDIEGHSIFSKKDAQKNCEFCHMIWKMEKQKGIRRCVGAYARAGKQAAIFDEPYIFRCPAGLIEWAAPIIFDEEHLGTIICGQVLMWEPEEFFWIELEEMNRFLTDDFTALFEAAKKLQVVSGEKVQGAASLLHVIANYIIKTGGESLHHKKEIELQQLLLNEEIQTRKNLEEKLNSQSLSFFLEKEKALIGKIKLSDLEECRKLFKVMLADIFSSEEEKLLTMKGRVYELVVVMSRACVEAGVDIEKSMGFNANLLQELNNCYSIREINIVANSLLERYLDEIHHHSKSKNRAAVEGIKGFIRNNYAKNNSLEEIADSVYLSPFYVSRIFKESQNMTVMDYVTKVKLDEAKKMLSNPRYKIEEIAMSLGYSDGSYFSKVFRRNEGMTPTQFRQNL; encoded by the coding sequence GTGTTTAGTAGCGTCAGGTGCGGAAGCGCATCCAGCCGGGCGCATTTAATCCAGCTGGTGGATAAAGAAATCATTATCAAAATATTAGATGCGTTTACCAATGTTACAGGATTAACTGCTAACATCGTTGATATTGAAGGGCACTCCATCTTTTCTAAAAAAGATGCCCAGAAAAATTGCGAATTTTGCCATATGATTTGGAAAATGGAAAAGCAAAAGGGAATCAGGCGATGTGTTGGGGCCTATGCCCGGGCTGGAAAACAGGCCGCTATTTTTGATGAACCCTATATTTTTCGTTGCCCGGCGGGATTGATCGAGTGGGCAGCACCAATTATTTTTGATGAAGAACATCTGGGTACCATTATTTGTGGACAGGTATTGATGTGGGAACCGGAAGAGTTTTTTTGGATTGAGTTAGAAGAAATGAATCGTTTTTTAACCGATGATTTTACAGCCTTGTTTGAGGCTGCGAAAAAGCTCCAGGTCGTATCAGGAGAAAAGGTTCAGGGGGCAGCATCGCTGCTCCATGTCATTGCCAACTACATTATTAAAACAGGTGGAGAAAGTTTGCACCATAAAAAAGAAATTGAATTGCAACAACTGTTATTAAATGAGGAAATTCAAACCCGCAAGAATTTGGAAGAAAAGCTCAATAGTCAGAGCCTTAGTTTTTTTCTGGAAAAAGAAAAAGCATTAATCGGAAAAATTAAGCTTAGCGACCTGGAGGAGTGTCGGAAGCTCTTTAAGGTCATGTTAGCTGATATTTTCTCCAGCGAAGAGGAAAAGCTTTTGACCATGAAAGGTCGCGTTTACGAATTAGTGGTGGTCATGTCCCGGGCCTGTGTAGAAGCTGGGGTTGATATTGAAAAATCAATGGGATTTAATGCCAATTTATTACAAGAACTGAATAATTGCTATAGTATCCGGGAAATTAATATTGTTGCCAATTCTCTGCTGGAACGGTATTTGGATGAAATTCATCATCACAGCAAATCAAAAAATCGGGCCGCTGTTGAAGGGATCAAAGGATTTATTCGAAATAACTATGCCAAAAATAACTCCTTGGAAGAAATTGCAGATTCAGTCTATCTCAGTCCTTTTTATGTCAGTCGAATTTTTAAAGAAAGCCAAAATATGACGGTAATGGACTATGTTACCAAGGTAAAACTGGATGAGGCAAAAAAAATGCTCAGTAATCCCCGTTATAAAATTGAAGAAATTGCGATGTCTCTGGGTTATAGCGATGGCTCTTATTTTTCCAAGGTTTTTCGTCGTAATGAAGGAATGACACCAACACAATTCAGACAAAATCTATAA
- a CDS encoding B12-binding domain-containing protein, with amino-acid sequence MDGYIKEIQEGLIEGDAEVVKNLTEQALNMGISADVIMANALIPMMEEIGNEFRNGNIFIPEVLMSSRAMHASLYVLKPLIVESKIKRKKGLVIIGTVAGDLHDIGKNMVSMTLQGDGYEVIDLGIDVPASSFVSAILRYKPDVLAMSALLTTTIGEMRYVTQSIVNEGIRDRIKIVVGGGPVTQDYVEEIGANGYGKDVFGAIDIVNKLLGNKVGYFNV; translated from the coding sequence GTGGATGGTTATATAAAAGAAATTCAAGAAGGTTTAATTGAAGGGGATGCAGAAGTGGTCAAAAACTTAACGGAGCAGGCCCTGAATATGGGAATTTCGGCAGACGTGATCATGGCGAATGCCCTTATTCCGATGATGGAAGAAATTGGCAATGAGTTTAGAAATGGGAATATATTTATTCCGGAGGTACTGATGTCTTCCCGGGCGATGCACGCAAGTTTATATGTTTTAAAGCCACTGATTGTTGAATCCAAAATCAAACGAAAAAAAGGGTTGGTTATCATTGGAACTGTTGCCGGAGATCTTCATGATATTGGCAAGAATATGGTGTCAATGACGCTTCAGGGCGATGGTTATGAGGTTATTGACCTGGGAATTGACGTGCCAGCCTCATCATTTGTATCGGCGATTCTGAGGTATAAGCCGGATGTTCTTGCGATGTCGGCACTTTTAACGACGACAATTGGTGAGATGAGGTATGTGACGCAATCGATTGTTAACGAAGGTATCAGAGATCGGATTAAAATAGTGGTCGGTGGCGGACCGGTTACTCAGGATTATGTGGAAGAGATTGGGGCAAATGGCTATGGAAAAGATGTTTTCGGAGCAATCGATATTGTCAATAAATTATTGGGAAATAAAGTAGGGTATTTCAATGTGTGA
- a CDS encoding GTP-binding protein encodes MCDKKSELLNGRPPIILFTGFLGSGKTTMLLKTIEMLAAADKKCAIIINEIGDVGIDNRQMRMLGYDVLDLFGGCVCCTMKVTLEVTINHLLEKYEDLDYILFEPSGMANPSSMYPAITNCGYHEDEIQNIFIFDPTRIILYQKRLNQLLNDSISLAKCVVINKIDQVNEEEIGAVVEMIMAIKPGIRTFKMNINNELSREFKQFF; translated from the coding sequence ATGTGTGATAAAAAGAGTGAGTTATTAAATGGTAGACCGCCGATTATTCTATTCACTGGCTTTCTCGGTTCGGGTAAAACGACGATGCTGCTAAAGACCATTGAAATGCTGGCTGCGGCAGATAAAAAATGTGCCATCATTATTAACGAAATTGGTGATGTGGGAATTGATAATCGGCAGATGCGAATGCTTGGCTATGACGTGCTGGATTTATTTGGTGGTTGTGTTTGTTGCACCATGAAGGTGACCCTGGAAGTGACCATTAATCACTTGCTGGAGAAGTACGAGGATCTGGACTATATCCTATTTGAACCCTCAGGTATGGCCAACCCATCTTCGATGTATCCGGCGATTACTAATTGCGGCTATCATGAGGATGAGATACAAAATATCTTTATTTTTGATCCAACCCGGATTATTTTATATCAAAAACGTCTGAACCAGCTGTTGAACGATTCGATCAGTCTGGCGAAATGTGTGGTGATTAACAAGATCGATCAGGTGAATGAGGAGGAGATTGGTGCAGTGGTAGAGATGATAATGGCGATTAAGCCCGGGATTAGAACATTTAAAATGAACATCAACAATGAGTTGAGCCGGGAATTTAAACAATTTTTTTAG
- a CDS encoding B12-binding domain-containing protein encodes MMIDYKALICCIENLDGDKIVEIIDDFVASNPTRDEGIDVMKVCQMGTEKVGVLYERGEYFVSDLLVAGALLEEIKEKLQPIIGEDIRSFKSGRITLGSVFGDVPEPGEIVLAKIVQLAGFTVIKSRAKVS; translated from the coding sequence ATGATGATCGATTATAAAGCGTTAATCTGTTGCATAGAAAATCTTGATGGTGATAAGATCGTAGAAATAATAGATGATTTCGTCGCTTCTAATCCAACAAGGGATGAAGGGATCGACGTGATGAAAGTTTGTCAGATGGGTACTGAAAAAGTTGGCGTTTTGTATGAAAGAGGAGAATATTTCGTCAGTGATTTATTAGTTGCAGGGGCACTTTTAGAAGAAATAAAAGAAAAACTGCAACCGATTATTGGTGAGGACATCAGGAGTTTTAAGTCTGGCCGAATTACCCTTGGATCGGTATTTGGAGATGTACCTGAACCAGGAGAGATTGTTTTAGCTAAAATTGTACAGCTGGCTGGCTTCACAGTCATTAAATCCAGAGCAAAAGTCTCATAA
- a CDS encoding methyltransferase MtaB domain-containing protein, whose translation MVKKFDQLAIKNLDDFVYGTCPNPVTTKSGMVIGGGIVYPEINFTLPGMDVDDETLPKAVGIYTDIIDGVLKRAAELYSPGVLVEFELLPEFTHFPKYGIEVNRVLLNGMKEAAEKYGLKSALRTTPNDLREFDRPPIMRSGQYWETMLELYEQCAKDGSDFFSIESTGGKEVHDDALVKADIRLAIFALGILGCNDMEFLWKHLVELAEANNCFAAGDSACGYANTAMVLAEKGFIPHVFAAVIRVTAVPRALVAFEQGAVGPSKDCAYEGPYIKAITGCPISMEGKSAAGAHLSPVGNISAALADTWSNESIQQVRLLSDMAPIAAIEQLSYDVRLMNAATKNGQQLMFRDLLVQSDSALDVQAYVLRPDVVLRISAELVKEQNHFLKTRLAAKLTVAELKKAIVEGKVKSDKRDMKWLDKMEKQIDSIPDDPDEFYSQMKSVLNMDKFIPSEYGL comes from the coding sequence ATGGTAAAGAAGTTTGATCAATTAGCAATTAAAAATTTGGACGATTTTGTATACGGGACCTGTCCCAATCCGGTCACGACTAAAAGTGGCATGGTTATTGGAGGTGGTATTGTTTATCCCGAAATTAACTTCACCTTACCAGGTATGGATGTCGACGATGAAACCTTGCCCAAAGCTGTGGGTATTTATACCGATATCATCGACGGGGTATTAAAACGGGCAGCAGAATTGTATTCTCCCGGCGTTTTAGTAGAGTTTGAATTATTACCGGAATTTACCCATTTCCCTAAATATGGTATTGAAGTTAACCGTGTTCTATTAAATGGAATGAAAGAAGCAGCCGAAAAATACGGCTTAAAATCTGCTCTTCGAACCACACCGAATGATTTAAGAGAGTTTGATCGTCCGCCCATTATGCGTAGTGGGCAATACTGGGAAACCATGCTGGAATTGTACGAACAATGTGCTAAAGATGGTTCCGACTTCTTTTCGATTGAATCAACCGGCGGTAAAGAAGTTCATGATGATGCCCTGGTAAAAGCTGACATTCGATTAGCTATTTTTGCCCTTGGGATATTGGGCTGTAACGATATGGAATTTTTATGGAAGCATCTTGTCGAGCTGGCAGAAGCAAATAACTGCTTTGCAGCCGGGGATTCGGCTTGTGGTTATGCTAATACCGCCATGGTCCTTGCAGAAAAAGGTTTTATCCCCCATGTGTTTGCGGCCGTGATTCGTGTAACTGCGGTTCCACGAGCTTTGGTTGCCTTTGAACAGGGTGCTGTTGGTCCAAGCAAAGATTGTGCTTATGAAGGACCTTACATCAAAGCAATTACCGGTTGTCCCATTTCTATGGAAGGTAAAAGTGCAGCCGGTGCCCATTTAAGTCCTGTTGGCAATATCTCAGCAGCACTAGCAGATACCTGGAGTAACGAATCGATTCAGCAAGTTAGATTGTTGTCAGACATGGCCCCAATTGCTGCGATTGAACAGCTTAGTTATGATGTCCGTCTGATGAATGCGGCCACAAAAAATGGACAACAATTGATGTTCCGGGATTTATTGGTTCAATCGGATTCAGCGCTCGATGTTCAAGCCTATGTGTTACGACCAGATGTGGTATTACGAATCAGTGCCGAGTTAGTTAAGGAACAGAATCATTTCTTAAAAACGCGATTAGCGGCCAAATTAACGGTTGCCGAGCTTAAAAAGGCGATTGTAGAAGGAAAAGTAAAAAGTGATAAGCGCGATATGAAGTGGCTTGATAAAATGGAAAAACAAATCGACAGTATTCCCGATGATCCTGATGAATTTTACAGTCAAATGAAATCGGTGCTTAACATGGATAAATTCATCCCGAGTGAATATGGTTTATAA
- a CDS encoding B12-binding domain-containing protein, whose translation MATLQEVSQCVLEGDLDNVKVLVQALIDEGTEPIVIINEGLIAGMNIVAPLFKSGEMFVPEVMESADTMNEGMKLVKPLIMDGDIPSKGKMIIGTVNGDLHDIGKNLLIMMVESRGYTVIDLGVDVKEEDFSAAIKKHNPDIVGMSSMLTTTMMKMESTIAQIKKDGLRDKIKIIIGGAPVTQEFANDIGADGYSMDASTAVELCDRMMSSPEELSA comes from the coding sequence ATGGCAACTTTACAAGAAGTATCCCAATGTGTTTTGGAAGGTGATTTAGATAACGTAAAAGTACTGGTTCAAGCACTTATTGATGAAGGCACAGAACCAATCGTGATAATTAATGAGGGCCTGATTGCCGGCATGAACATTGTCGCACCATTATTTAAAAGTGGTGAAATGTTTGTTCCCGAAGTTATGGAATCAGCCGATACCATGAACGAAGGCATGAAATTGGTAAAACCCTTGATTATGGACGGTGACATTCCCAGTAAAGGAAAGATGATTATTGGAACCGTTAATGGTGATTTACATGATATTGGCAAGAATCTGTTAATCATGATGGTCGAAAGTCGCGGCTATACTGTAATTGATCTTGGTGTTGATGTGAAGGAAGAAGATTTCTCGGCCGCCATTAAAAAACACAATCCTGATATCGTTGGGATGTCATCAATGTTAACAACGACAATGATGAAGATGGAATCAACCATTGCGCAAATTAAAAAAGATGGACTCCGGGATAAAATTAAAATTATCATTGGTGGCGCTCCGGTAACCCAGGAATTTGCAAATGATATAGGCGCTGATGGTTATTCAATGGATGCATCCACAGCAGTTGAACTGTGTGACCGGATGATGAGCAGTCCGGAAGAATTAAGCGCATAA
- a CDS encoding methyltetrahydrofolate cobalamin methyltransferase, which yields MTIVGELINTSRPAVKEAANNRDKDLIIDLAVRQAKAGATYIDVNCGNMINNEDEIMEWLVKTVQSAVEIPLCIDSPSASALDIGLSLCKYGRPMINSISDEEERYDAVAPLIGKYDAKIVVLCMDSTGMPVTSDDRMKVVHKLHEKLTQEGVKEDDMYFDPLVKPISSVTTAGVEVLETIKKTKMEYPNVHFMCGLSNISYGLPNRAILNRLFVVQTMTLGMDGYVLDPTNDKTMADIITAKALLGMDNYCGGYIKAHRKGLLG from the coding sequence CTGACAATTGTAGGTGAATTAATCAATACGAGTCGACCCGCTGTAAAAGAAGCCGCTAATAATCGGGATAAAGATCTGATCATTGATCTTGCCGTCCGTCAGGCCAAGGCCGGAGCTACATATATTGATGTAAACTGTGGGAATATGATCAATAATGAAGATGAAATCATGGAATGGCTAGTAAAAACGGTCCAAAGTGCTGTTGAAATACCCCTATGTATCGACAGTCCAAGCGCTTCGGCACTGGACATCGGCTTAAGTCTCTGTAAGTATGGTCGACCCATGATCAATTCCATATCGGATGAAGAGGAACGATATGATGCTGTAGCACCGCTGATTGGTAAATACGATGCGAAAATTGTGGTGCTCTGCATGGACAGTACAGGGATGCCTGTAACATCAGATGATCGCATGAAGGTTGTTCATAAACTCCATGAGAAATTGACTCAGGAAGGGGTTAAGGAAGATGATATGTATTTTGATCCCCTGGTAAAACCGATTAGCAGTGTGACGACCGCTGGGGTCGAAGTATTAGAAACCATCAAAAAAACGAAAATGGAATATCCGAACGTACATTTCATGTGTGGACTCAGTAATATTTCGTATGGTCTCCCGAATCGAGCGATTCTTAATCGGCTCTTCGTTGTTCAGACCATGACACTGGGGATGGATGGCTATGTTCTGGATCCAACGAACGACAAAACCATGGCCGATATTATCACCGCTAAAGCGTTGCTGGGTATGGATAATTACTGCGGCGGCTACATTAAAGCCCATCGAAAAGGTCTACTTGGCTAG